A single window of Jiangella alkaliphila DNA harbors:
- a CDS encoding ATP-binding cassette domain-containing protein, which yields MTPIVELDDVTVVFRSGRGARRREVAAMRNVSLQVAPGETLGLVGESGSGKSTTSAVVLGLQPVTEGRVRFDGAPLDRRLRSRAGRVQAVQQHPQWALDPRMRVIDSVLEPLQVIARGRPENQRRALAMLSDVGLPESFATRRPHELSGGQRQRVAIARALVTNPSFIVFDEAVSALDVSVQAQILNLILDLQAEHGFASLFISHDLAAVRYVSHRVAVMRHGSIVEVAETSVFYQSPSHPYSQMLFQELHS from the coding sequence GTGACGCCGATCGTCGAGCTGGACGACGTCACCGTCGTCTTCCGGTCCGGCCGGGGCGCCCGCAGGCGTGAGGTCGCCGCGATGCGCAACGTGTCGCTGCAGGTCGCGCCGGGGGAGACGCTCGGCCTGGTGGGTGAGTCGGGGTCCGGGAAGTCGACGACCAGCGCCGTCGTGCTCGGGTTGCAGCCGGTCACCGAAGGGCGCGTCCGCTTCGACGGCGCACCGCTCGACCGCAGGTTGCGCTCGCGCGCCGGGCGCGTGCAGGCCGTCCAGCAGCACCCGCAGTGGGCGCTCGACCCGCGCATGCGGGTGATCGACTCGGTGCTCGAACCGCTCCAGGTGATCGCGCGCGGGCGGCCGGAGAACCAGCGGCGCGCCCTGGCGATGCTGTCCGACGTCGGGCTGCCCGAGTCGTTCGCCACCCGCCGGCCGCACGAGCTGTCCGGCGGGCAGCGCCAGCGCGTCGCCATCGCCCGGGCGCTGGTGACGAACCCGTCGTTCATCGTGTTCGACGAGGCGGTCAGCGCGCTGGACGTGTCGGTCCAGGCGCAGATCCTCAACCTCATCCTCGACCTGCAGGCCGAGCACGGCTTCGCGTCGTTGTTCATCTCGCACGACCTCGCCGCGGTCCGCTACGTCTCGCACCGTGTCGCCGTGATGCGCCACGGCAGCATCGTCGAGGTCGCCGAGACGTCGGTGTTCTACCAGAGCCCGTCCCATCCCTATTCCCAGATGCTGTTCCAGGAGCTGCACTCGTGA
- a CDS encoding ABC transporter ATP-binding protein, with product MSALEIDDVAVEFATESGPVRALDGASLTVRPGSSVAIVGESGSGKSTLASLIGRLQPGNARIVRGSVHVDGRDVAQLDTRALRELRRTMLGSVPQDPIESLDPTLRIGRQLQLVLRLAGKDSGVPARRALLEGVRIDDPDRVLRLHPHEVSGGMAQRIAIAIAMCRSPRILVADEPTAALDAQVREDVIRLMFEQARATGTTIVWLSHDLPTVARWCDEVAVMYAGRIVEHGPAAEVLGSPVHPYTRALAAADPTRVRQGERLASIGGGPPVLHAEADGCAFAPRCAFADDACSAGRPGPSTLRGRVHLCRRAEALERLEVSS from the coding sequence GTGAGCGCCCTCGAGATCGACGACGTGGCCGTCGAGTTCGCCACGGAGTCCGGCCCGGTGCGCGCGCTGGACGGCGCCAGCCTGACGGTGCGGCCGGGCAGCTCGGTGGCGATCGTTGGCGAGTCCGGCTCCGGGAAGTCGACGCTGGCCTCGCTGATCGGCCGCCTGCAGCCAGGCAACGCGCGCATCGTGCGCGGCAGCGTGCACGTCGACGGCCGCGACGTCGCGCAGTTGGACACGCGCGCCCTGCGAGAGCTGCGACGCACCATGCTGGGCAGTGTGCCGCAGGACCCGATCGAGTCGCTGGACCCGACCCTGCGCATCGGGCGGCAGCTGCAGCTGGTGCTGCGCCTGGCCGGGAAGGACTCGGGCGTGCCGGCGCGTCGCGCGCTGCTCGAGGGCGTCCGCATCGACGACCCGGACCGGGTGCTCCGGCTCCATCCGCACGAGGTGTCCGGCGGCATGGCCCAGCGCATCGCCATCGCCATCGCGATGTGCCGGTCGCCGCGGATCCTCGTCGCGGACGAACCCACCGCCGCGCTGGACGCGCAGGTCCGCGAGGACGTCATCCGGCTCATGTTCGAGCAGGCGCGGGCCACCGGGACCACCATCGTGTGGTTGAGCCACGACCTGCCGACCGTGGCCCGCTGGTGCGACGAGGTCGCCGTGATGTACGCCGGGCGGATCGTCGAGCACGGCCCGGCCGCCGAGGTGCTCGGCTCGCCGGTCCACCCGTACACCCGCGCGCTGGCCGCGGCCGACCCGACCCGCGTCCGCCAGGGGGAACGGCTGGCGTCGATCGGCGGCGGCCCGCCCGTCCTGCACGCCGAGGCCGACGGGTGCGCGTTCGCGCCGCGGTGCGCGTTCGCCGACGACGCCTGCTCGGCCGGCCGGCCAGGCCCGTCCACGCTCCGCGGGCGGGTGCATCTGTGCCGGCGGGCGGAGGCCCTCGAGCGGTTGGAGGTGAGCTCGTGA
- a CDS encoding CaiB/BaiF CoA transferase family protein, translating to MTTAPLDGVLVADFSRVLAGPLATMTLADLGARVIKVERPGTGDDTRAWGPPFSAHAATYFESVNRNKESLALDLKDPADLARARRLAGRADVVVENFLPGTMDRLGLGYADVSAPNPRVVYASVSGFGSGAGADLPGYDFIVQAVGGLMHVTGEPGGVPTKAGVALVDVLTGKDTVIGILAALRRREVTGSGARLEVSLLSSLQGALANQAAAHLGAGASPSRLGNVHPSIAPYELLACSDGPLAIACGNDGQFARLVAALGRPELAADARFATNPDRVAHRPALRSALEAALRTRPAAHWQTELTRVGVPAGQVNDIAGGIAVAEAAGLDPTIEVYDAAGESHGRQIRPPVTWAPAFAPRRQAPPRLDEHGSALRAWLDTPPS from the coding sequence GTGACGACCGCACCCCTCGACGGCGTGCTCGTCGCCGACTTCTCCCGCGTGCTCGCGGGCCCGCTGGCGACGATGACGCTCGCCGACCTCGGAGCGCGGGTGATCAAGGTGGAACGACCGGGCACCGGCGACGACACCCGCGCCTGGGGACCACCGTTCAGCGCCCACGCCGCGACGTACTTCGAGAGCGTGAACCGCAACAAGGAGTCGCTCGCCCTCGACCTCAAGGATCCGGCCGACCTGGCCCGTGCCCGGCGCCTGGCCGGACGCGCCGACGTGGTCGTGGAGAACTTCCTGCCGGGCACCATGGACCGCCTCGGCCTGGGCTACGCGGACGTGTCCGCGCCGAATCCCCGCGTCGTCTACGCGTCGGTGAGCGGCTTCGGGTCCGGCGCCGGCGCCGATCTCCCCGGGTACGACTTCATCGTGCAGGCCGTGGGCGGGCTCATGCACGTCACCGGGGAACCGGGCGGCGTCCCGACGAAGGCCGGCGTCGCCCTGGTCGACGTGCTCACCGGCAAGGACACGGTGATCGGCATCCTGGCCGCGCTCCGCCGGCGCGAGGTCACCGGTTCCGGCGCCCGGCTGGAGGTCTCGCTGCTGTCGAGCCTGCAGGGGGCGCTGGCCAACCAGGCGGCCGCACACCTGGGCGCTGGGGCCTCGCCGTCCCGGCTCGGGAACGTGCACCCGTCGATCGCGCCGTACGAGCTGCTCGCCTGCTCCGACGGCCCGCTGGCGATCGCGTGCGGCAACGACGGGCAGTTCGCGCGGCTGGTCGCGGCGCTGGGCCGGCCCGAGCTCGCCGCCGACGCACGGTTCGCGACCAACCCCGATCGGGTCGCCCATCGCCCGGCCCTGCGCTCGGCGCTGGAGGCGGCGCTGCGGACGCGACCGGCGGCGCACTGGCAGACCGAACTGACCCGCGTCGGCGTGCCGGCCGGGCAGGTGAACGACATCGCCGGGGGCATCGCCGTCGCCGAGGCGGCCGGCCTCGACCCGACCATCGAGGTGTACGACGCGGCCGGCGAGTCGCACGGGCGCCAGATCCGGCCTCCGGTGACCTGGGCGCCCGCCTTCGCTCCGCGCCGGCAGGCACCACCCCGGCTCGACGAGCACGGCAGCGCACTGCGCGCCTGGCTCGACACCCCACCGAGTTGA
- a CDS encoding primary-amine oxidase, which produces MGDERHPLSSLSRREIERAGRILRAAGVLGDTQRLALLTLDEPDKRALAAGDPPRRAIAHVLDGAAAVEVVVDLGDEIVVATTPIDPLVTGQVPLLSEEHDLIRELIRDDERWAKALSVRGIDDPGTVVLAGLSAGRYEIPGEDGRRLARVLGHHQPHPGAMPWAHPVDGLVAYVDLAAREVVEVIDAYRVPVPAEPGDYHVPGTFGPDRTTQRPIEISQPEGPSFAFDGDALSWEKWSLRLGFDMREGLILHQIGFDDGGRIRPIVHRASIAEMLVPYGDPGPVRFWQNYFDTGEYLLGRLANSLELGCDCLGEIAYLDVAIPDSAGGVRTIKNAVCVHEEDAGVLWKHTEQFTGTTDVRRQRRLVLSFFTTVGNYDYGFYWYLYLDGRIEFEAKATGIVFTAAFDERTARYASELAPGLAAPYHQHLFCARLDMAVDGPDNAVDEVDVVRIAAGADNPYGNAIGRRVTRLRTEREGRRRADASADRTWRVSNPGVLNRMGAPVSYVLHPEGKPVLLAADESVIARRAAFAGDHLWVTAFDPAERYPAGTLVNQSAPGQGLPVYIAGDASIDGGDIVVWHTFGLTHFPRLEDWPIMPVDTTGFTLVPSGFFDRNPTLDVPPSSPVSGCDCDHVHHHAGHGPEEPR; this is translated from the coding sequence GTGGGTGACGAGCGGCATCCCCTCTCGTCACTCAGCCGGCGAGAGATCGAGCGCGCGGGGCGGATCCTGCGCGCGGCCGGCGTCCTCGGCGATACGCAGCGGCTCGCCCTGCTCACCCTCGACGAGCCGGACAAGCGCGCGCTGGCCGCGGGGGATCCGCCCCGGCGGGCGATCGCGCACGTCCTCGACGGAGCCGCCGCGGTGGAGGTCGTCGTCGACCTCGGCGACGAGATCGTGGTCGCCACCACGCCGATCGATCCGCTGGTCACCGGCCAGGTGCCGCTGCTGAGCGAGGAGCACGACCTCATCCGCGAGCTGATCCGCGACGACGAGCGCTGGGCCAAGGCGCTGTCGGTGCGCGGCATCGACGACCCCGGGACGGTCGTGCTGGCCGGGCTCAGCGCCGGGCGGTACGAGATCCCCGGCGAGGACGGTCGCCGGCTGGCCCGCGTGCTCGGCCACCATCAGCCGCACCCGGGCGCGATGCCCTGGGCGCACCCGGTGGACGGCCTCGTCGCCTACGTCGACCTGGCCGCGCGCGAGGTGGTCGAGGTCATCGACGCCTACCGGGTGCCGGTGCCGGCCGAGCCGGGTGACTACCACGTGCCCGGCACGTTCGGGCCGGACCGGACGACGCAGCGGCCGATCGAGATCAGCCAGCCCGAGGGCCCGAGCTTCGCCTTCGACGGCGACGCCCTGAGCTGGGAGAAGTGGTCGCTGCGGCTCGGCTTCGACATGCGCGAGGGGCTGATCCTGCACCAGATCGGGTTCGACGACGGCGGCCGGATCCGGCCGATCGTCCACCGCGCCTCGATCGCCGAGATGCTCGTGCCCTACGGCGACCCCGGCCCGGTCCGGTTCTGGCAGAACTACTTCGACACCGGCGAGTACCTCCTCGGGCGGCTGGCGAACTCGCTGGAGCTGGGGTGCGACTGCCTCGGCGAGATCGCCTACCTGGACGTCGCGATCCCCGACAGCGCCGGCGGCGTGCGGACGATCAAGAACGCCGTCTGCGTCCACGAGGAGGACGCCGGCGTGCTCTGGAAGCACACCGAGCAGTTCACCGGGACCACCGACGTGCGGCGGCAGCGGCGGCTCGTGCTGTCGTTCTTCACGACCGTCGGCAACTACGACTACGGCTTCTACTGGTACCTCTATCTCGACGGCCGGATCGAGTTCGAGGCGAAGGCGACCGGCATCGTGTTCACCGCCGCGTTCGACGAGCGCACCGCGAGGTACGCCTCGGAACTCGCGCCGGGCCTGGCGGCCCCGTACCACCAGCACCTGTTCTGCGCCCGCCTCGACATGGCCGTCGACGGCCCGGACAACGCGGTCGACGAGGTCGACGTCGTGCGCATCGCGGCCGGGGCGGACAACCCGTACGGCAACGCGATCGGCCGGCGGGTCACTCGGCTGCGCACCGAGCGCGAGGGGCGCCGCCGCGCCGACGCCTCGGCGGACCGGACCTGGCGGGTGTCCAACCCCGGTGTCCTCAACCGGATGGGCGCTCCCGTCTCCTACGTCCTGCACCCCGAGGGCAAGCCGGTGCTGCTCGCCGCCGACGAGTCGGTGATCGCCCGGCGCGCCGCGTTCGCCGGCGACCATCTGTGGGTCACCGCCTTCGACCCCGCGGAGCGCTACCCGGCGGGCACTCTCGTGAACCAGAGCGCTCCCGGGCAGGGACTGCCCGTCTACATCGCCGGCGACGCGTCGATCGACGGAGGCGACATCGTCGTGTGGCACACGTTCGGCCTCACCCATTTCCCACGGCTCGAGGACTGGCCGATCATGCCGGTGGACACGACCGGGTTCACGCTCGTGCCCTCCGGCTTCTTCGACCGCAACCCCACCCTCGACGTGCCGCCGAGCTCACCGGTGAGCGGCTGCGACTGCGATCACGTCCACCACCATGCTGGTCACGGACCCGAGGAGCCCCGATGA
- a CDS encoding LacI family DNA-binding transcriptional regulator has protein sequence MRESGRVRLVDVARRAGVGKTTASDALTGTGRVSAQTRQAVLAAAEELGYRPNAAARQLRLSATGTIAVVLPEVSARSAYYTAFAFGVISRAAHSDLDVTVVTRPHGHQRPRELRADGVVIADPRRGDPVVDALIAAASPVVTGEHVLAGPPPDGVVFSDHEAALRRLLDDLDGTGFRRPALIVAEDDTDWSASLGRGFRGGCAERGLEPVVRHTSFEAPSHHVRAATERLLADVPDVDAIIVGPDGGAVEVLSVLRRSGRRAGSDLAVASCVDYAALQFVDPPVTAIDLRPHAAGVTAAELLIDLLDGSATPGTEREHDVEIIPRASTSQRLHPMAP, from the coding sequence GTGCGCGAATCCGGCCGGGTGAGACTCGTCGACGTCGCGCGCCGGGCCGGGGTCGGGAAGACCACGGCATCCGACGCGCTGACCGGCACCGGCCGTGTGTCCGCACAGACCCGCCAAGCGGTGCTGGCCGCCGCCGAGGAGCTGGGCTATCGGCCCAACGCGGCAGCCCGCCAGCTGCGCCTGTCCGCGACCGGCACGATCGCGGTCGTGCTGCCGGAGGTCTCGGCCCGCTCGGCGTACTACACGGCCTTCGCCTTCGGCGTGATCAGCCGGGCCGCCCACTCCGACCTCGACGTCACGGTGGTCACCCGGCCGCACGGGCACCAGCGCCCGCGCGAGCTGCGCGCGGACGGCGTCGTCATCGCCGACCCCCGGCGCGGCGACCCCGTCGTCGACGCGCTCATCGCCGCCGCGAGCCCGGTCGTCACCGGTGAGCACGTCCTGGCCGGCCCGCCGCCCGACGGGGTCGTGTTCTCCGACCACGAGGCCGCGCTGCGCCGTCTCCTCGACGACCTGGACGGCACTGGCTTCCGGCGCCCGGCCCTCATCGTCGCCGAGGACGACACCGACTGGTCGGCGTCGCTGGGCCGCGGCTTCCGCGGCGGCTGCGCCGAGCGCGGGCTCGAGCCGGTCGTGCGGCACACGTCGTTCGAGGCGCCGTCGCACCACGTGCGGGCCGCGACCGAGCGCCTGCTCGCCGACGTGCCCGACGTCGACGCGATCATCGTCGGGCCGGACGGCGGCGCCGTGGAGGTGCTGTCGGTCCTGCGGCGCTCCGGTCGCCGCGCCGGCTCGGACCTCGCCGTCGCGTCCTGCGTCGACTACGCCGCGCTGCAGTTCGTCGATCCGCCCGTCACCGCGATCGACCTGCGGCCCCACGCCGCCGGCGTCACCGCCGCCGAGCTGCTCATCGACCTGCTGGACGGCTCCGCGACGCCGGGCACCGAGCGCGAGCACGACGTCGAGATCATCCCGCGTGCGTCCACCTCGCAGCGGCTGCACCCCATGGCGCCGTGA
- a CDS encoding ABC transporter substrate-binding protein, which produces MRKRALAGTAALALLATASCTTAASDGGAASSEEAAPGFLAVADPESGAGGELVVQVDYDTAEASGLDPQGAAAARAWMIEGLVYETLTTIDENLAVRPGLATSWEQPSETEYVFTLDPEATFSNGRAMTPDDVVGSLRRLIDNPAVWTGQLGPVTAVEATGADQVTVTLAEPYEPFLAALANTPAAVLPMAEIEAGEIDPAAEMLGTGPLVAADHRQDEYWVFVPNEHHPAAADLGFSSLRLEIVADEATRVAGLRDGSADVALLNAVDSADLLTDDADVEVVHQQNTDFHYLIVNSLSGDPALQDEDVRFAINAAIDRDGINDLVMAGVSAATGVTPVPLPDACAVDDLPSSSASIEDARAVIDEHGGLELDLLIYDSEAVLADIAQVIQQNLAEIGVTVEIATYDYATYSSRVYAAPADFDLALSWFSGYADPAMVTGWWNPRLAGFSAGYNHGSEELDALIAAGASTPAGSQRAGVFADLCVQADTESETIPLVLRPTIIGYRGDTVSPTLYSNEGYGDFLRMLTEFHAAE; this is translated from the coding sequence ATGAGAAAGCGCGCTCTGGCCGGAACGGCCGCGCTCGCCCTGCTTGCCACCGCCTCCTGTACGACCGCCGCCTCCGACGGTGGAGCGGCGTCGTCCGAGGAGGCAGCACCCGGATTCCTCGCCGTGGCCGACCCTGAGTCCGGCGCCGGCGGCGAGCTGGTCGTCCAGGTCGACTACGACACCGCCGAGGCGAGCGGCCTCGATCCCCAGGGCGCCGCGGCCGCGCGTGCCTGGATGATCGAGGGCCTGGTCTACGAGACGTTGACGACCATCGACGAGAACCTCGCCGTGCGGCCGGGCCTGGCGACGTCCTGGGAGCAGCCGAGCGAGACGGAGTACGTCTTCACCCTCGACCCCGAGGCGACGTTCTCCAACGGCCGCGCCATGACCCCCGATGACGTCGTCGGCAGCCTGCGGCGGCTGATCGACAACCCGGCGGTGTGGACGGGCCAGCTCGGGCCGGTCACCGCCGTCGAGGCCACCGGCGCGGACCAGGTCACCGTGACGCTGGCCGAACCCTACGAGCCGTTCCTCGCCGCGCTGGCGAACACGCCCGCGGCGGTGTTGCCGATGGCCGAGATCGAGGCGGGCGAGATCGACCCGGCCGCCGAGATGCTCGGCACCGGGCCGCTGGTCGCCGCCGACCACCGTCAGGACGAGTACTGGGTGTTCGTGCCGAACGAGCACCATCCGGCCGCCGCCGACCTCGGGTTCTCCAGTCTGCGCCTGGAGATCGTCGCCGACGAGGCGACCCGGGTGGCGGGGCTGCGTGACGGCAGCGCCGACGTCGCGCTGCTCAACGCGGTCGACTCGGCGGACCTGCTCACCGACGATGCCGACGTCGAGGTCGTCCATCAGCAGAACACCGACTTCCACTACCTGATCGTCAACTCGCTGTCCGGCGACCCGGCGCTGCAGGACGAGGACGTGCGCTTCGCCATCAACGCCGCGATCGACCGCGACGGCATCAACGACCTCGTCATGGCCGGCGTCTCCGCCGCCACCGGCGTCACCCCGGTGCCGCTTCCCGACGCCTGCGCGGTCGACGATCTGCCGTCCAGCAGCGCCTCCATCGAGGACGCCAGGGCCGTGATCGACGAACACGGCGGGCTCGAGCTGGACCTGCTCATCTACGACTCCGAGGCCGTGCTCGCCGACATCGCCCAGGTGATCCAGCAGAACCTGGCCGAGATCGGCGTCACCGTGGAGATCGCGACCTACGACTACGCCACGTACTCCAGCCGCGTCTACGCCGCCCCGGCCGACTTCGACCTCGCGCTCAGCTGGTTCTCCGGATACGCCGATCCGGCGATGGTCACCGGCTGGTGGAATCCGCGGCTGGCCGGCTTCTCGGCCGGGTACAACCACGGCTCCGAGGAGCTCGACGCGCTGATCGCGGCCGGCGCGTCGACCCCCGCGGGCAGCCAGCGGGCCGGCGTCTTCGCCGATCTGTGCGTGCAGGCCGACACCGAGTCCGAGACGATTCCGCTGGTCCTGCGTCCGACGATCATCGGCTACCGCGGCGACACCGTCAGCCCGACGTTGTACAGCAACGAGGGCTACGGCGACTTCCTGCGGATGCTCACCGAGTTCCACGCCGCCGAGTAG
- a CDS encoding ABC transporter permease produces the protein MSAATTTAPAGPASRTGRRRRRDLVLWISCVVLAALVLAAVAAWLTGFAGSATQTAGGRLEVPSAAFPLGTDNLGRSVLPRLLEGIATTLALSLVAVACSAVVSTVAGMLAGSFAGAVSETVMRIVDVLYAFPALVLAILVSALVGPGHLAAIASITLITIPLMTRMVRMATMRVVSRDYVVSARISGVRTGRIFVRHLLPNIAGTIAVQASYALSVAILVEGGLSFLGYGVQVPDASLGLLVQEGMLYLTRAPWLLLAPGATLVVSILCVNLIGDSLRDRFEPRETRSLT, from the coding sequence ATGAGCGCCGCCACGACGACCGCCCCGGCCGGGCCGGCGTCGCGCACCGGACGCCGGAGGCGTCGCGACCTCGTGCTCTGGATCTCGTGCGTCGTCCTCGCCGCCCTCGTGCTCGCGGCCGTCGCCGCGTGGCTGACCGGTTTCGCCGGGTCGGCCACGCAGACCGCCGGCGGCCGGCTCGAGGTTCCGTCGGCCGCGTTCCCCCTGGGCACCGACAACCTCGGCCGGTCCGTTCTGCCGCGGCTGCTGGAGGGCATCGCCACCACGCTGGCGCTGTCGCTCGTCGCGGTCGCCTGCTCCGCGGTCGTGAGCACCGTCGCCGGCATGCTGGCCGGATCGTTCGCCGGAGCGGTGAGCGAGACGGTCATGCGCATCGTCGACGTGCTGTACGCGTTCCCCGCGCTGGTGCTCGCGATCCTGGTGTCCGCGCTCGTCGGGCCCGGACACCTCGCGGCGATCGCCAGCATCACCCTGATCACGATTCCGCTGATGACGCGGATGGTGCGCATGGCCACGATGCGGGTCGTGTCCCGCGACTACGTCGTCTCCGCCCGGATCAGCGGGGTCCGCACCGGTCGCATCTTCGTGCGGCACCTGCTGCCCAACATCGCCGGCACGATCGCCGTCCAGGCCAGCTACGCGCTGTCCGTCGCGATCCTCGTGGAGGGCGGCCTGAGCTTCCTCGGCTACGGCGTGCAGGTGCCGGACGCGTCACTCGGCCTCCTCGTGCAGGAGGGGATGCTCTACCTGACGCGGGCGCCGTGGCTGCTGCTCGCGCCCGGGGCGACGCTCGTCGTCTCGATCCTGTGCGTCAACCTGATCGGCGACAGCCTGCGCGATCGGTTCGAGCCACGAGAGACCAGGAGCCTGACGTGA
- a CDS encoding P1 family peptidase, which yields MTDPRLAPHVPSSPGITNADVDLKPVHGAGRERLAFDFPGVSVGSAEYAEGPTGATVIAVEAGARTAVDARGGAVGQIGSYAFNHAICLAGGSVYGLAAATGVSHALLERTGGRASFADLKTVSGAIVYDLAVRDNAIYPDAALGRAALEAAGASVEIGRAGAGVSATCGKIEYDRSEFAGQGAAFRQVGDVKILAVTVVNPVGVIVDRDGTIVRGNYDAALGRREHPNVHYEAALAEHVAPATAAGNTTVTAVVTNVALTDAELNQFATQVHSSMHRAIQPFHTAVDGDTLFALTTDEVSLPVSPETRHGRLSLNATAVGSLAGEVLWDAVLSAAR from the coding sequence GTGACCGATCCTCGCCTCGCCCCGCACGTCCCCTCGTCGCCGGGGATCACCAACGCCGACGTCGACCTGAAGCCGGTCCACGGCGCGGGGAGGGAGCGGCTCGCGTTCGACTTCCCGGGCGTCTCGGTCGGGTCCGCCGAGTACGCGGAGGGGCCGACGGGTGCGACCGTCATCGCGGTCGAGGCGGGCGCGCGGACGGCGGTCGACGCGCGGGGCGGCGCGGTCGGGCAGATCGGGTCGTACGCGTTCAACCATGCGATCTGCCTCGCGGGCGGCTCGGTGTACGGCCTGGCCGCGGCGACCGGCGTCTCGCACGCGTTGCTGGAGCGGACGGGCGGGCGGGCGTCGTTCGCCGACCTGAAGACCGTGTCCGGCGCGATCGTCTACGACCTCGCGGTGCGGGACAACGCGATCTACCCCGACGCCGCCCTCGGCCGGGCGGCGCTGGAGGCGGCCGGCGCGAGCGTCGAGATCGGCCGGGCCGGCGCGGGCGTCTCGGCCACCTGCGGGAAGATCGAGTACGACCGGTCCGAGTTCGCCGGGCAGGGCGCGGCGTTCCGGCAGGTCGGCGACGTCAAGATCCTCGCCGTCACGGTGGTCAACCCCGTGGGCGTCATCGTGGACCGCGACGGCACCATCGTCCGCGGCAACTACGACGCGGCGCTCGGCCGGCGCGAGCACCCGAACGTGCACTACGAGGCCGCACTGGCCGAGCACGTCGCCCCGGCCACCGCGGCGGGGAACACCACGGTGACCGCCGTCGTGACGAACGTCGCGCTGACCGACGCCGAGCTGAACCAGTTCGCCACGCAGGTGCACAGCTCGATGCATCGCGCGATCCAGCCGTTCCACACCGCCGTCGACGGCGACACGCTGTTCGCGCTGACCACCGACGAGGTGAGCCTGCCCGTCTCGCCCGAGACACGGCACGGACGGCTCTCGCTCAACGCCACGGCCGTGGGGTCTCTGGCGGGCGAGGTGCTCTGGGACGCCGTCCTGTCCGCGGCCCGGTGA
- a CDS encoding ABC transporter permease produces MQTALWTLRRVGVSVLTLLGVSILIFASVRLMPGDYADLALGPLASDAQRQEALAEAGLEQPVVAQFGQWLLGVVTGDLGHSYVSDVSVGEELARRLPVTATIAVAAIVLTVLLGLPLGLATALRSTRRGGGAGGRLLSAFGISVPEFVLGGLVVFLVSSTAIGLSVGGYRPPGEDLAAFARSLLLPTLVLAVACSAVTARNTRDAVLNVLVEPHIAASVARGESPGFIVRHHIVRNAMPPVLTLLATIVATLLGGTVIVETIFNVPGIGAYLVTALGRRDYLVVQAVVLLAAIVFIVANLVVDLVATALDPRLRAARIAA; encoded by the coding sequence ATGCAGACCGCGCTGTGGACGCTGCGACGCGTCGGTGTTTCGGTGCTGACGCTGCTCGGGGTGTCGATCCTCATCTTCGCCTCGGTGCGGCTGATGCCCGGTGACTACGCCGACCTCGCCCTGGGGCCGCTGGCCAGCGACGCCCAGCGCCAGGAGGCGCTCGCCGAGGCCGGCCTCGAACAACCGGTCGTGGCGCAGTTCGGCCAGTGGCTCCTGGGCGTCGTGACCGGCGATCTCGGGCACTCGTACGTGTCGGACGTCTCGGTGGGTGAGGAGCTGGCCCGGCGGCTGCCGGTGACGGCGACCATCGCCGTCGCGGCCATCGTCCTGACCGTGCTCCTGGGCCTGCCGCTCGGGCTGGCGACCGCGCTGCGGTCCACCCGGCGCGGCGGGGGCGCCGGCGGGCGGCTGCTCAGCGCGTTCGGCATCAGCGTGCCCGAGTTCGTCCTGGGCGGGCTCGTGGTGTTCCTCGTGTCGAGCACGGCGATCGGCCTGTCCGTCGGCGGCTACCGGCCGCCCGGCGAGGACCTCGCGGCGTTCGCGCGGTCCCTGCTGTTGCCGACGCTGGTCCTCGCGGTGGCGTGCAGCGCGGTGACGGCCCGCAACACCCGCGACGCCGTCCTGAACGTCCTGGTGGAGCCGCACATCGCGGCGTCCGTCGCGCGTGGTGAGTCCCCGGGCTTCATCGTGCGCCACCACATCGTGCGCAACGCCATGCCGCCGGTGCTCACCCTGCTCGCGACCATCGTGGCCACGCTGCTGGGCGGCACCGTCATCGTGGAGACGATCTTCAACGTGCCGGGCATCGGCGCCTATCTCGTCACCGCGCTCGGCCGCCGGGACTACCTCGTCGTCCAGGCCGTGGTCCTGCTCGCCGCGATCGTGTTCATCGTCGCCAACCTCGTCGTGGACCTGGTCGCGACGGCGCTCGATCCGCGGCTGCGGGCCGCGAGGATCGCCGCATGA